GACCCGGGCCCCCAAATTCCTGGAGACGGCCCTGCTAGAACCCTAAAATGTCGTTGATTCCTAGTTTCAGCGTTCAGTACTGATTGGATTCACACTGTATTGCAGATGATCCTGATTTGCCTGAGTTGCTATGTGCTTGTCACGAGCCAGCAGTCCGAGACATCTATTACACTGATTATAACACACGGTGTTGCTACCTAAAATGCAACATGCATGAGGTCTGTTGTCACGCTCATGCACTGTTGCGAACGAATTTCCTAGTGTTTTATTATTGACGTATACTTCTCCCCATGTTATTAATGTACGCAGCTGGGTTGCAAGTTGTTCATTCGGGAAGACCTCCTCAACAACTACGCTGAACAGATGGTCAATTACTGCACAACGGCAATGGACAATTGTCATGAAGATGCATTGGCTACTGCGGCCTTGCTTCTGAAGGAGAATGATCAACAAATATCAGAATTAGAGACCAAACTATATGCTCTAGCGTCAGAGTTGCCTACTACAGGCGAGAAGGACACGTCGAATGACATAATACTCGCAAAGAAATTACAAGAAGAGAGATACAAATGTAGGAGATACTCAATACTTTTTTGGTTCATGATGATAATATATGTTGCTAGAATTTTAATCCCCACTTTGTAAGACTAGATTTCACCTACAGATCATTAATGTTGAACTGAATGAATGTACTAGTTCATGGTGGTTTTCTTGCTCTTACTGACTCATGATGCGCTTATGGTCCATCAGAAAGCGTCCGAACATTCAGATCAATTATGGAAACATGATCAATCAATTCCATGTATAACGTACGACTGGCACGGCCATGCATGACCGCTGTGAGAAGGATTAGCACGAGAGAAACTGCAAGTATGTTCATTCACACAAACACAAAGAGAAGATGGGGTAGTCATGCAGTACGATAACAACAAGAGTCAACACTGATGCATCTTTTAAATTCCAATCTCATAAACGGGAAAATGTAGCGTGCATGTACATCTCATTCAAAGTACAAATATAACTCTGATGATAAATTCCGTAGTAAAAAACTGAATGTATAACACTTGTGACCAACAATTCGATAGAATAATGGCAAACAGAAAGTGGCCTCATTGTCATCTTTTCTTTGTCCCCCTTGTCTGTCTACTTAGACTTTCCAGCCGTTTTCCTGTACAAACTCAAATAAATTAACATGGTATCGACACAGGGTTCAACATGTACTTCTGAAAATGCATAAACTTACTTGAAAGGTCTTTTGTTCTTAGCACACACTTCGTCattgttctcttttctctttCTCCCCCGAGTCATCATACTAACTTCAGTCACCTTTGCTGAAGCTTTCCTGTGTAGTGCAAAACATTGTTTAAATTGCACATATTAGCATGCTTCAACAACAGTTCGACTTGCACAAGTACAGTAGACAAGATacatgaattttttttaaaacttacttcACCGGTTTCCTCTTCTTAGCACGATCCTCTTCTTCTGCcgcctcttcttcttcttcttcttcttcttcttcttcttctccttctccttctccttctccttctcctccttcttcttctcctgcttcttctacagtattgttcactttTTTTTCCTCCCCCTACTCAACTGACCATGAACTTTCCTGCAAAAAGTAAACCATATTGACAGGCTGCAACCAAGAAATGAACATATGCAGTACACATCAAAATGACCAAATACTTACTTCaatgttttcttttttgcttgcAAATTCTCCAGGAATGGCTTCAACCTCTTATTCGATTCTTTGGCTGGTCTGTCTTTGGGATTTATTATTGGTTTAGGGTCTTGGACTTGATCTGTAAACCTTTGCCGCGCCCCAGAAAAATAAGCCGGCATAGGAACAAATGATGGCGTGCCAGTATTCCCATCATTTTTGTTGCCCTCGTCCAATATGCTCCTCAGGTACTCCATCACCTTTTCTGACTGCATTTCACTAGCTGAGGCCGTGAATAAAGCCTCACTAGCCATATTGCGCAGTTCATGGTACTTATCCATCTGTTCTGACCATACATGTGTATTGGCACTCCTCACAGAACCGAAAGCAGGCTTGGCTTGCATTGTCCATCTAGCCTTCACACAACATGCGGGGATGGTGCATATCCCATTGTACTTCAAAACGCAAAATATATGAGCACATGGAAAATCCTCGATTTCCATCTTCCTACATCCACAATATGCACTTTCCATCTTAGATCCATCAAAAATACATGTGACATGGAACCTAACGTGCACCGACTCTTTGCGAGCAACTCCATAGCTAACCAAACCAGTGTCCTCTTCCACCTCAAGAACATTCCATCTTGATAAGTTGACAATCTCGTCCTTTACCTTACTGAACATAACAGGGGTATAAATAGATGAGGCACTTATCTCAAGTGGATCGGCAGTCAATCTAGTGAAGGAGATTGTGTGCGAAGCTACAGCGTCCAATGCTGCTTCATTCCTACGCAAAACTGACACACAGTGTTCAATGTGTTGCACGAGATCAACGAGTTTCATTCTCCTATTCAGGTGCACATGAAGCCTTGAGTTTAGAGACTCACTCCTCTGATTGCTCAACATCCCTAGGAAATACCTTCCCTTGTTATATGCTACAGACCACTTTTCTCTCAGCTCGTACATCCTGTGAATCCATGCATCTTTCTTTTTCCTTGTGATTCTGAATCTCTTCTTATAAGCCAACCAGTGTCTCTCAAACTCATGAACCTCCATGGCATAGTAAATAAATTTCCTAAATTCCTTAAGCTTTTCCTTTCGGAGGTGAAGCACCATATTCTGCTCGATATGCCAGCTGCACAGACGGTGATATGTGCTAGGCCAGACTGATGATATGGCTTTGGCCATTGAAACGTCGCCGTCTGTGATCGCTGAAATGGGATGCTTCTCGTGCATTGCCTCCAAAAAAACCTGAAGCAGCCACTCATATGAGTTAGCTGACTCGTCGGATACAAGACCAACCCCAAACACGACTGTGCTGCGGTGATGGTTCAGCCCCACAAATGGAACAAACGGCAACCTATATTTGTTTGACCGGTATGTGCTGTCAAACACCACCACACCACCAAATGCAACATAGTCCAAGCGAGATTGGGCGTCTGCCCAGAATATGTTCTGCAGATGCCCATCACTGTCTGTGGTGTATCTGTAAAAAAATCTGGGTCTTTCATCTGTTGTGCTGTCATGTAGTTCAGCATAAATTGAGCATCGCTACCTTctatctttttcttcttctctaaCGCGACATGGTTATACAGATCGCGAGATATAAATCCAACCTTGCCCAAACCACCAGCCTGCTTCTCCATCACATCCATTATCTGATATGTGCGAAGTCCACCAACCGAGTACTCAATGACATCCGCCTTCTGTGGATCGGTCATGCCACGATGAGACCACAAGAAAGGTGACAACTCAGGATTTATGAATGGATGGCTATGTTGGTCAACAAAATTCTTTACAAACCACAACCCAGTGCTTGCTTGAAGCTCAACCTGCAAAAGAGCAGGACAACCACACCGAGAGAGTGCCCTTGGCGTCCTTTTCTTGTCAGTTTCATCAAAGTGCTTTACGTCACGATATCCTTGTTTGCAACACACAAACGTCCTCCGGTATGCATTTTCCTTGTTTCCCTTGTATTTCAGATCGCCCTTTCTAACACCAAACCCTTTGTTCTTCGCATACCCTAAGTAGAACTTGTACGCTTCGTTCTCACTTTTAAATGTCTGCCTGACCATCGAGTCGTACTCCATAAATTCATCTATCGAGATGCCTTCGCCAGCCATGCCGATATCCTGCCATAAGAAACAGCAAAACCTGTTACATATTTACATGAAAGAAAATACGCTGCAACTAAAACATATTAATTATAAATTGTcaacgattatcatctgtaactGAACCAATAATCTCTGGCATCCTTACTAATTTTCTGAGCAGCCAAGAATCCTACTGGCCATAATTTTTAACCCATCGTTTTCATTTTCTAAGAAATCTGTATTATGTTCTTGTAAGAAGTAACATGCATCCCACAATATCAAACTCATAATCTGAGAGTTCTCACACACACTACTATTCCTTGCTAGGAAAAATGAGAAGAACTAGGAACCTCTCACACACTACTAATCCAGCATCCACACGGACAGAAAACCCAGCAGCCATTTTCGGATTCGTATTGCGTGCACAGCCAGCATCCATGTGCGCCCAGCTATGGTGTTTGGGGAGCATCAGAGGCAACGTACCTATGCGAGGGATCTCAACCACGACGCGCGGAGGAACCGATCTCGGGCGCCGTCCGAAGATCCTTCGATGGAGAGAGAGGGCCGCCGGGCGGCGCTGGCCGGCTGCGCCGTTGAAGATCTTGGGGCCCATCCAAGATCTTGCGGCGGCGCCCGCAGGGCGGGAGACGGAGCGGCCGCCCCAGTGCGACTCAGGAAACGGCGACCGATGGGCGGGGGAAGGAGCGACCGCAGGGCGCGAGAAGGAGAGGCGGCCCCTGTGCGACTCAGGCGACGGCTGCCGGGCAGAGAGGCGGCGGCAGAAAAATGAAGAACGCGAGAAGTGAAACCTACGATAGGGCAATTCTATTCCAGCTGTGATTACTTACGTTATTAATCACAGCAATTACCCATATTATTAATTAATAACATTATCATTAAGAAAGGACTAATCTACCCTTACAACCAATTACTAAAATGTCCTCAAGAGAAAAAAACAGGGATCAATAATGACCATTGGATCAACTATATACTACGCACTATTTACAGGAGTATGATGCACCGTAAAAATTGCTAGGTGTATTATAGTAACAGAAACATATCAATCCAGAGAACTCACATGAAAAAACAAACACAAAATAAGAACACTTGATACAGAACTTGCATATATAAGAGAGTATATAAAAGTACAAACAAAATGATCAGGGGTCACTAAGCTCGACTACTATGCAAAATGATGTGACATGCATCACGTCCTTCCAACATTGGCTTTGTTAATTGCAAGGCGTGCAAGGGTCACAACTGATAACTCCAAATTGTGAAAGATGCGACGACTACGCTCACATCAAATCTTCCAAATCACTAGCAGTCCAACACAACCAGCAATCTCCAATACATACATCATGTCCGGCCTTAGAACTAGTGCAATAGAACTGCTTCTTTCCTTCGAAAGGTTGTAGAAAGCAAACAAGTTATCCTTCTACAGTCCATCTAGGAAGTCAACATTGCTCATTCCGTGCCAGTATATTAGCCACACCAGACTTAAATGTGAAGACAAATGGGAGAAAATAATATATCCAAAGAACATATATGCTATAGCTTGAGCGCACACTTATATATGGTTCCATGAGAAATAATTACGCAGTAGAAGTGTTTTACTGAATGATTTGCTAAATATACATAGGAAAAATGAATCAGTATACGGTGCCACCATGCAGGGAAGAAATATTTCAGACATAACTCACACAGCTAGTTCCACTTAATTAGTTACATAACTTAGGCATCTATCAGGCCATGGAATCATTTTTCAAGCATAGTATACCCttctttttagttttttgctCAAAACATATGTGCCAACAACATGAATCCTGGGGTTTTCGCTTCATCTATCTGCTCACCTAAAAGGACATCAGATCAGACAATCACTACTGCATACATAATTGTCTCTGTTATATTCAAAGGAAAAAGAATGAGCCTATTGAGGATTTGTAGTATATTTAGACAAAGCAAGAAAATGAGCAGCACCTGTAGTACATTTTCACTGAGCAAAGAAACAAAATGTACAGTAAAACATGCTTTTGAAATCATATGAATATAGAAGGGGCGAGTGCACatgtacacacacacacacacacacacacacacacacacacacacacacacacacacacacacaaatagCACTGGAATTCTTGTAACTTGCTTAAGACAAAGGAAAAAAATGAGCCTATTGAGGATTTGTAGTAAATTTAAACAAAGCAAGAAAATGAACAACACTTGCAGTATATTTACACTCAGCAAAGAAATAAAATGTACAGTAAAACATGCTTTGAAATCATGTGAATATAGAAGGAGTAAGCGCACatttacacacacacacacacacacagagggagggagagagagagagagagagaaatagtACTGGACTTCTTGTAACTTGCTTACATCAACCATGTTTCTGCAACAAAAAAAGATACCGAGAACACACAACAAGGAAACAAATATTTGGGATGTGACCTGAAAAGATGGATGTGGAGCTACCAAGCAAAGGAGGGGCATCAATGACAAAGAGACCTGCTGTAGGCGCCATCCAAATTATTTGAACAGAGGGAGTAACTAAGAGAACTACCAAAAAATCATTCTAAACACACATATGATGCTTTTACAAAAATATCATGAACACAAAAGCAAGTATCTAAGTTATTTTTATGAAAGTTCTCTCCAAAAACTTCAGAACCATACATGGGCAGCAATTTCGTGGCTGTAAAAACTTCAGAACCATACAACCATGAAATCGCACTTGATTTAGACCTTGTACTACACGTCGAGAACTTCTCTGTAGACCATTTCTTTGTAAAATTTGCAATGGAGTTGCACTGTCCTTCTTTAGCTTATTCGGGAGAGTAAAAATCTTTATATTATTTCTAAATGCAGCTCTAGAAAGAGCAACATAGAGTTGACAGTGTAAAATACCGGTTTAGGCATACACCAACATTTTCAGTACTTCAAATTTCATTCCACAAGAAGATTCTGGATAATAAACTGAAACCAAACATTGTTGTAGTGGACACTGCTTATGGATACATGAGTGGTTTCTAGACAGTTTAGGCTGGGCACACAGATTTGAACTTTGGGTTAAAGAGAATTTGATGGATTGGGAAGTAGAGGCAATAGCAGAGCATAGTACCTCCACATAACCATCACAGCAGATCAGCCATCTCTGAGGCGAAGTCAACTGTAGGAGGACGCGGGTGTGGATCTCGTGGGTGGCACTCCATTCTCCGGGGAGCAGCTCGTGCTCGAATTCGATGAATGTGGAGCGCGTTGgtgggggagagggggaggtggGCGGCGGTGCTGCTGCATGAGAGGCGTCATGGAATCGTAACAGGTGGGACAACACCGGTGGCGTACTTGCTGACGTCGGCGTCGGAGGAGATAGGGTaggggaggagaggaggtggtggGAGGAGGGTTTGGTGCATCAGGGAAGGGGGTAGAAGAGGTGTCGCGGACTTGGGAATGGACGATGTCGGCGTCGGAGGACACGAGGTACGGGGTAAGAGGAGATAATGGGCATAGAGAGGGATAATTGGAGGTGAAGGTGGGGCTGTGTTGCCAGAGAGGAGACAACAGAGGAGAGGCCGGCACTCGCGCGGTGTGAGCAACAGCGGCCACCTGCAGGGTTCGGTTCCATTGTTTTCAGCCCTTGTCTAAGGATCGAATGCCTTGTCTGTTTGGATGAGGTGGGGATGGATGGAGCAGGACTCCCGTGCATCAGATAAAGATCTGATGGTCAAAAATGttggatggcaggcacaccattaTCATCAACTTGTTTTTTTTATAGGAGCAGAGATTGCACCCATGATTCTCTTTAGTTGCAGCAATCGTATCAAGAACACATCAAAATAGCAGGAATCCCACACTACACACAACTTATCTTGCCCAGAATCGAACGCATGCTCCACTCCTGGTCCCGTTTCGGCAGCCAGGACTAACACGCACGCTCCCAACCAACCGCATAAGCAGTGGCTCGTCGTGGAGCAATTCCACCTCGCTATCCGCACAAGTCCTATGGCCGACGGCTGTACCGTGGCCGTACTTGTAGTCCTCGCTGTGCGAAGCTGCCGGGCAGAGGCATCCCTGTAGCCGAGGCGATGccctcaggaggaggaggcggtgcgAACACGTCGTGGTTGGGCGTGAGGGAGGCGTCGCCGCTAAAACAGAGAGGTGGGGAAATTCATACTTTCTAGGGTTAGGAGGTCTATCCAGACCTTTTACTTCACCGGAAGGGGTATGCAGGATGGACGAGACGTTGGAGCGGGCCAAACAATTCAAACAGGGCTGAA
This sequence is a window from Aegilops tauschii subsp. strangulata cultivar AL8/78 chromosome 7, Aet v6.0, whole genome shotgun sequence. Protein-coding genes within it:
- the LOC109783024 gene encoding protein FAR1-RELATED SEQUENCE 5-like encodes the protein MAAGFSDIGMAGEGISIDEFMEYDSMVRQTFKSENEAYKFYLGTTDERPRFFYRYTTDSDGHLQNIFWADAQSRLDYVAFGGVVVFDSTYRSNKYRLPFVPFVGLNHHRSTVVFGVGLVSDESANSYEWLLQVFLEAMHEKHPISAITDGDVSMAKAISSVWPSTYHRLCSWHIEQNMVLHLRKEKLKEFRKFIYYAMEVHEFERHWLAYKKRFRITRKKKDAWIHRMYELREKWSVAYNKGRYFLGMLSNQRSESLNSRLHVHLNRRMKLVDLVQHIEHCVSVLRRNEAALDAVASHTISFTRLTADPLEISASSIYTPVMFSKVKDEIVNLSRWNVLEVEEDTGLVSYGVARKESVHVRFHVTCIFDGSKMESAYCGCRKMEIEDFPCAHIFCVLKYNGICTIPACCVKARWTMQAKPAFGSVRSANTHVWSEQMDKYHELRNMASEALFTASASEMQSEKVMEYLRSILDEGNKNDGNTGTPSFVPMPAYFSGARQRFTDQVQDPKPIINPKDRPAKESNKRLKPFLENLQAKKKTLKKVHGQLSRGRKKK